The Juglans microcarpa x Juglans regia isolate MS1-56 chromosome 2S, Jm3101_v1.0, whole genome shotgun sequence genome has a window encoding:
- the LOC121253655 gene encoding polyamine oxidase 2-like — translation MESVRTTSNPQLRRGLCYSDAERKPSVIVIGGGMAGIAAARALHDASFQVVLLESRDRIGGRVFTDYSFGFPVDLGASWLHGVGKENPLAPLIGRLGLPLYRTSGDNSVLYDHDLESYALFDMNGNQVPQDLVTKVGEAFERILEETDKIRQESSEDMSISRAFSIVFARSPELRLEGLAHDVLQWYLCRMEGWFAADADTISLKCWDQEELLPGGHGLMVRGYIPVINTLAKGLNIHLGHRVTKIVRRYNGVKVTVENGRTFVADAAIVAIPLGVLKTRSIKFEPKLPEWKETAIADLGVGIENKIVLHFEKVFWPNVEFLGVVAETSYACSYFLNLHKATGHSVLVYMPSGRLAKDIEKMSDEAATNFAFMQLKRILPNACAPIQYLVSRWGSDIDSLGSYSYDTVGKSHDLFERLRIPVDSLFFAGEATSSNFPGSVHGAFSTGLMAAEDCRMRVLERYGELDLFQPVMGAETAMSVPLLISRM, via the exons ATGGAGTCTGTACGCACCACGAGTAATCCCCAACTGCGCAGAG GTCTTTGCTATTCAGATGCCGAGCGAAAGCCATCTGTCATTGTCATTGGCGGGGGTATGGCTGGAATTGCAGCTGCTCGTGCTCTTCATGATGCCTCATTTCAG GTTGTCCTGTTGGAATCGCGGGATAGGATTGGTGGTCGTGTTTTTACAGATTACTCCTTTGGTTTTCCAGTTGACTTGGGTGCATCATG GTTGCATGGAGTAGGCAAAGAGAATCCCTTGGCACCATTGATTGGGAGACTAGGGCTACCATTATATCGTACCAGTGGTGATAACTCTGTTTTGTATGATCATGACTTGGAAAG CTATGCGCTCTTTGATATGAATGGGAATCAAGTACCTCAGGATTTAGTCACTAAAGTCGGTGAAGCATTTGAGAGAATTTTGGAGGAG ACAGATAAAATAAGACAGGAATCTAGCGAAGACATGTCCATATCCCGTGCCTTTTCGATTGTTTTTGCAAGGAGCCCAGAATTGAG GTTGGAGGGGCTTGCCCATGATGTCCTTCAGTGGTATTTATGTAGAATGGAAGGCTGGTTTGCTGCGGATGCTGACACCATCTCACTAAAATGTTGGGATCAG GAAGAACTACTCCCTGGTGGTCATGGGCTTATGGTAAGGGGCTACATTCCAGTTATAAACACTCTTGCCAAAGGTCTCAACATCCATTTGGGCCACAG GGTTACAAAGATTGTAAGACGTTATAATGGAGTAAAGGTAACGGTAGAAAATGGGAGAACATTTGTTGCAGATGCTGCCATTGTTGCTATACCACTTGGGGTGCTGAAAACAAGAAGCATAAAGTTTGAGCCAAAGCTCCCTGAGTGGAAGGAAACAGCCATTGCTGACCTTGGCGTAgggattgaaaataaaatagttttgcacTTTGAAAAGGTGTTCTGGCCAAATGTGGAGTTCTTGGGTGTAGTTGCAGAGACGTCTTACGCGTGCAGCTACTTCCTAAATCTTCACAAGGCTACTGGTCACTCTGTCCTGGTTTACATGCCTTCAGGGCGGCTAGCCAAAGACATTGAGAAAATGTCTGATGAAGCTGCTACTAATTTTGCTTTCATGCAACTCAAGAGGATCCTTCCAAATGCTTGTGCCCCA ATTCAGTATCTTGTTTCTCGGTGGGGCTCAGACATTGACTCACTTGGCTCCTATAGCTATGATACAGTAGGCAAATCCCATGATCTGTTTGAGAGGTTAAGGATCCCGGTGGATAGCCTATTCTTTGCAGGGGAGGCTACTAGCTCAAACTTCCCAGGGTCCGTGCATGGTGCTTTCTCAACCGGATTGATGGCTGCTGAAGATTGCCGGATGCGGGTCTTGGAACGTTATGGGGAGTTGGATCTGTTCCAGCCAGTCATGGGTGCGGAGACAGCAATGTCTGTCCCATTATTGATCTCCCGAATGTAA